A single Stutzerimonas stutzeri DNA region contains:
- a CDS encoding aspartate aminotransferase family protein, with translation MSVPHTPVERADFDQVIVPTFAPAAFVPVRGLGSRVWDQSGRELIDFTGGIAVNVLGHAHPALVAALTEQAGKLWHISNIFTNEPALRLAKKLVAATFADRAFFCNSGAEANEAAFKLARRYAHDNHGPEKCEIISAVNSFHGRTLFTVTVGGQPKYSDGFGPKIQGISHVPYNDLDALAAAISDKTCAVVLEPIQGESGVLPADQAYLEGARKLCDEHNALLIFDEVQTGMGRTGELYAYMNYGVMPDILTNAKSLGGGFPIGLMLTTEEVAKHFSVGTHGTTYGGNPLACAVAEAVVDIVNTPEVLDGVKARHERFKRGLLEIGQRHGLFSQVRGMGMLIGCVLDEAWKGRAREIFDAAEREALMILQAGPDVIRLAPSLIIDEVDIAEGLARFERAAAKLTQA, from the coding sequence ATGTCCGTCCCGCACACCCCGGTAGAACGCGCTGATTTCGACCAGGTCATTGTTCCGACTTTTGCACCCGCTGCTTTCGTTCCGGTGCGCGGCCTGGGTTCGCGAGTATGGGATCAGAGCGGGCGAGAACTGATCGATTTCACCGGCGGCATCGCCGTGAACGTGCTCGGCCATGCCCATCCGGCACTGGTCGCAGCGCTGACCGAGCAAGCGGGCAAGCTCTGGCACATCTCCAACATCTTCACCAACGAGCCGGCGTTGCGGCTGGCGAAGAAGCTGGTCGCCGCGACCTTCGCCGATCGCGCGTTCTTCTGCAATTCGGGCGCCGAAGCCAACGAGGCGGCCTTCAAGCTGGCGCGCCGCTATGCGCACGACAATCACGGCCCGGAGAAATGCGAGATCATCTCCGCGGTGAACAGCTTCCATGGCCGGACGCTGTTTACCGTGACCGTTGGCGGCCAGCCGAAGTACTCGGATGGATTTGGCCCGAAGATTCAGGGTATCAGCCACGTCCCCTACAACGATCTCGATGCGCTCGCTGCCGCCATCTCGGACAAGACCTGCGCCGTGGTGCTGGAGCCGATTCAAGGCGAAAGCGGCGTATTGCCTGCCGATCAGGCGTATCTCGAAGGTGCGCGCAAGCTTTGCGACGAGCACAACGCGCTGCTGATCTTCGATGAAGTCCAGACCGGGATGGGCCGTACCGGTGAGCTGTATGCCTACATGAACTACGGTGTCATGCCGGACATCCTGACCAACGCCAAGAGCCTGGGCGGCGGTTTCCCGATTGGCCTGATGCTGACGACCGAAGAGGTCGCGAAGCACTTTAGCGTCGGTACTCACGGCACCACCTATGGTGGCAACCCATTGGCCTGCGCGGTGGCCGAAGCGGTGGTCGACATCGTCAACACGCCGGAGGTGCTCGACGGCGTCAAGGCGCGGCATGAGCGTTTCAAGCGCGGGCTGCTGGAAATTGGCCAGCGTCATGGGCTGTTCAGTCAGGTACGTGGCATGGGCATGCTGATCGGCTGTGTGCTGGATGAGGCGTGGAAAGGGCGCGCCCGCGAGATATTCGATGCGGCCGAACGAGAAGCGCTGATGATCCTGCAGGCCGGTCCCGATGTGATCCGCCTCGCGCCGAGTCTGATCATCGATGAGGTCGATATCGCCGAGGGCCTGGCCCGCTTCGAGCGCGCGGCCGCAAAACTGACCCAGGCCTGA
- a CDS encoding topoisomerase II: protein MSDSLQLILEDVDGTQLETSCTRFAVMWQGREVWIQQVGNNQLMIGVDVEDGDTEYANLLLRPLATNLVSLELEMEPVEAAEDDHVHGPDCNHDH, encoded by the coding sequence ATGAGCGATAGCCTGCAACTGATCCTGGAAGATGTAGACGGTACCCAACTGGAGACGTCCTGCACCCGTTTTGCCGTCATGTGGCAGGGGCGGGAAGTCTGGATTCAACAGGTCGGCAACAACCAACTGATGATCGGCGTCGACGTGGAAGATGGCGACACGGAGTACGCCAATCTGCTGCTGCGGCCCTTGGCGACCAACCTGGTCAGCCTCGAGCTTGAGATGGAGCCGGTCGAGGCGGCCGAGGACGATCACGTTCATGGACCGGACTGCAACCACGACCACTGA
- a CDS encoding succinylglutamate desuccinylase, with protein MDRTATTTTEVRTQGLGNLLQLTLAGREPDECVQLTADGVMLRWLGEGALEVTPAAGQDTGLDLLLSAGVHGCETVPIEVLDRLVQAIGRGDIRPRVRLLLLFCNPPAMRQGVRRVAHDLNRLFCGKHAQARGDEARRAAWLEALVATFFCDPDRRRWHFDLHSAMRGSVLPQFAICPWVADREVSPLSLMRLRHAGVDAVLLQEKPSGTFSAHTATRHAADAFTLELAEAPDGVWPGCLFELLQAAKHWIEATEPVPATPPRPLLKFRLAREIIKGSERFALRLPSEIDNFTPLPPGTLLAEDDGVRWVAHERGARILFPMADVAIGERAGLIVVPVSE; from the coding sequence ATGGACCGGACTGCAACCACGACCACTGAGGTTCGCACGCAGGGGCTTGGCAACCTGCTGCAACTGACGCTTGCCGGACGTGAGCCGGACGAGTGCGTTCAGCTCACCGCGGATGGCGTGATGCTGCGCTGGCTGGGCGAGGGCGCGCTTGAGGTGACGCCGGCGGCTGGTCAGGATACGGGGCTCGATCTGCTGCTGTCGGCTGGCGTGCACGGCTGCGAGACCGTTCCGATCGAGGTGCTCGACCGCCTGGTGCAAGCGATCGGTCGCGGTGACATCCGTCCTCGGGTCCGGCTGCTGCTGCTGTTCTGCAACCCGCCGGCGATGCGCCAGGGCGTGCGCCGTGTAGCCCATGACCTGAATCGGCTGTTCTGCGGCAAGCATGCGCAGGCGCGCGGTGACGAAGCACGTCGCGCGGCGTGGTTGGAAGCGCTGGTGGCAACATTTTTCTGCGACCCGGATCGACGCCGCTGGCACTTCGACCTGCACTCTGCAATGCGCGGGTCGGTGTTGCCCCAGTTCGCCATCTGTCCCTGGGTGGCTGATCGCGAAGTATCCCCGCTCAGCCTGATGCGATTGCGGCATGCGGGGGTCGATGCGGTGCTGTTGCAGGAAAAGCCTTCCGGAACCTTCAGCGCTCATACGGCGACTCGACACGCTGCCGACGCCTTTACCCTCGAGCTGGCCGAAGCGCCTGACGGCGTCTGGCCGGGTTGTCTGTTCGAGTTGCTGCAGGCTGCGAAACACTGGATCGAGGCGACGGAGCCTGTGCCGGCAACGCCGCCACGCCCGCTGCTGAAATTTCGGCTGGCCCGCGAAATCATCAAGGGCAGCGAGCGATTCGCCCTGCGACTGCCGAGCGAGATCGACAACTTCACGCCGCTACCGCCCGGCACGCTGCTCGCGGAGGACGACGGCGTCCGCTGGGTGGCGCACGAGCGGGGCGCACGAATCCTGTTCCCCATGGCCGACGTCGCGATTGGCGAGCGCGCCGGCCTGATCGTTGTGCCTGTGAGCGAATAG
- a CDS encoding YgaP family membrane protein: protein MTRTSNQASQNVHGWERAVSIAGGLYFLGKGIGRGGVGGLLQLAMGGMALARGVTGHCEAKRVLCEVNEQAKMAEGNSRSMPLERSEADDQRLKTNAQAATGTATVTGNDSLTNPPAGV, encoded by the coding sequence ATGACCAGGACATCAAACCAGGCTTCACAGAACGTGCATGGCTGGGAGCGCGCGGTATCGATTGCGGGCGGGCTGTACTTCCTAGGCAAGGGCATCGGCCGCGGCGGCGTGGGCGGCTTGTTGCAACTGGCGATGGGCGGCATGGCGCTTGCCCGAGGCGTCACCGGCCATTGCGAGGCCAAGCGCGTGCTGTGCGAGGTGAACGAGCAGGCCAAAATGGCCGAAGGTAACTCCCGGAGCATGCCTCTGGAGCGCAGCGAAGCGGATGACCAACGCCTGAAAACCAATGCCCAGGCGGCCACCGGCACTGCGACGGTGACCGGCAACGATTCGCTCACCAACCCACCAGCCGGCGTCTGA
- a CDS encoding S9 family peptidase: MSAPIARVDTGQDPYKWLENRDAPEVLDYLKAENAYLDDRLADQLELRETLFQEIKGRIRETDLSLPSPWGPWLYYQRTTAGDEYPRHYRCPRPADGSFTVDERAEQLLLDPNELAAGGFLSLGAFSVSQDHGKLAYSLDTQGNEIYQLFVKDLATGDVTALPFENCDGSMTWANDHQTLFFGELDDTHRPHKIFRHRLGESGRTEVYHDPDGRYFVHCYRASSERQLVILSNSKTTSEAWVLSADEPEGRWICLAPRQEDHEYFPDHGLLDGQWCWLVRSNQAGINFALYQAPEATPQREHWRELIGHRDSVMLEDVSLNADAITLTLREAGLPIIEVRPDAGAPYRLQLPDAAYSLHVHNTLEFESPVIRLRYEALNRPAQIRQLKLADGEQRVLKETPVEGPFDADAYESRRIWATAADGTQVPISLVGRRECFGQPAPLYLYGYGAYGHSLDPWFSHARLSLLDRGFIFAIAHVRGGGDLGEAWYRAGKLEHKPNTFNDFIACAETLITDGYTEPARLAISGGSAGGLLIGAVLNLRPDLFGAAIAEVPFVDVLNTMLNADLPLTVTEYDEWGDPNQSDVHARIKAYAPYENVRNQPYPAILAVAGYNDSRVQYWEAAKWVAKLRASKTDDNLLLLKTEFGAGHGGMSGRYQALKDVALEYAFVLKVFAMTAR, encoded by the coding sequence ATGTCTGCCCCCATTGCCCGCGTCGACACAGGCCAGGACCCGTACAAGTGGCTGGAGAACCGCGACGCCCCCGAGGTGCTCGATTACCTGAAGGCTGAAAACGCGTATCTGGACGATCGACTGGCCGATCAGCTCGAGCTTCGAGAGACGCTGTTCCAGGAGATCAAGGGCCGCATCCGCGAAACTGACCTGTCGCTGCCTTCACCCTGGGGCCCCTGGCTTTATTACCAGCGCACCACCGCAGGCGATGAGTATCCGCGTCATTACAGATGCCCACGGCCTGCGGACGGCTCCTTCACCGTGGACGAACGCGCCGAACAACTGTTGCTCGATCCCAACGAACTGGCCGCCGGCGGATTCCTGTCACTGGGCGCTTTCAGCGTCAGCCAGGACCACGGCAAACTGGCCTACAGCCTCGATACCCAGGGCAACGAAATCTACCAGCTGTTCGTCAAAGACCTGGCCACCGGCGACGTCACGGCCCTCCCATTCGAGAACTGCGACGGCAGCATGACCTGGGCCAACGACCACCAGACCCTGTTCTTCGGCGAACTGGACGACACCCACCGTCCGCACAAGATCTTTCGGCATCGCCTGGGTGAGAGCGGCCGCACCGAGGTCTATCACGATCCGGACGGTCGCTACTTCGTCCATTGCTACCGCGCCAGCAGCGAACGGCAACTGGTGATTCTGTCCAACAGCAAGACCACCAGCGAAGCCTGGGTCCTCTCGGCGGACGAGCCGGAAGGCCGCTGGATATGCCTGGCGCCGCGCCAGGAGGACCATGAATACTTCCCCGACCACGGCCTGCTCGACGGGCAATGGTGCTGGCTGGTACGCAGCAACCAGGCCGGTATCAATTTCGCGCTGTACCAGGCACCGGAGGCCACGCCGCAACGCGAGCACTGGCGCGAGCTGATCGGCCACCGCGATTCGGTGATGCTCGAAGACGTCAGCTTGAACGCCGACGCCATTACGTTGACCCTGCGCGAAGCCGGGCTGCCGATCATCGAGGTGCGCCCAGACGCTGGCGCGCCCTACCGACTGCAACTCCCGGACGCCGCCTACAGCCTGCACGTCCACAACACGCTTGAGTTCGAGAGCCCGGTGATTCGCCTGCGCTACGAGGCGCTGAACCGTCCCGCACAGATTCGCCAACTCAAGCTCGCCGACGGCGAACAGCGCGTGCTCAAGGAAACCCCGGTGGAGGGCCCCTTCGACGCCGATGCCTACGAGAGTCGGCGCATCTGGGCGACGGCCGCAGACGGCACGCAGGTGCCCATCAGCCTGGTCGGTCGCCGCGAGTGTTTCGGCCAGCCCGCGCCGCTCTACCTGTATGGCTACGGCGCGTATGGCCACAGCCTGGACCCCTGGTTTTCCCACGCACGCCTGTCGTTGCTCGACCGGGGTTTCATTTTTGCCATCGCCCACGTACGCGGCGGCGGCGACCTGGGCGAGGCCTGGTACCGCGCCGGCAAACTGGAGCACAAACCCAACACCTTCAACGACTTCATCGCCTGCGCCGAGACACTGATCACCGACGGCTATACCGAACCCGCCCGGCTGGCCATCAGCGGCGGCAGCGCCGGCGGCCTGCTGATCGGTGCCGTGCTCAATTTGCGACCGGACCTGTTCGGTGCGGCGATTGCCGAGGTGCCCTTCGTCGACGTGCTGAACACCATGCTCAACGCCGATCTGCCATTGACGGTGACCGAGTACGACGAGTGGGGCGACCCGAACCAGTCCGACGTGCATGCGCGCATCAAGGCGTACGCCCCGTACGAAAACGTGCGCAACCAGCCCTACCCGGCGATCCTTGCAGTGGCCGGCTACAACGACAGCCGCGTGCAGTATTGGGAAGCGGCCAAATGGGTCGCCAAGCTGCGCGCAAGCAAGACCGACGATAATCTGCTGCTGCTCAAGACCGAATTCGGCGCCGGGCATGGCGGCATGAGCGGTCGTTATCAGGCGCTCAAGGACGTGGCGCTGGAATACGCCTTCGTCCTGAAGGTCTTCGCCATGACGGCACGCTGA
- the fadB gene encoding fatty acid oxidation complex subunit alpha FadB: MIYEGKAITVKALESGIVELNFDLKGESVNKFNRLTLNDLRQAVDAIKADASVKGVIVTSGKDVFIVGADITEFVDNFKLSDEELVAGNLEANKIFSDFEDLGVPTVAAINGIALGGGFEMCMAADYRVMSSSAKVGLPEVKLGIYPGFGGTVRLPRLIGVDNAVEWIASGKENRAEEALKVHAVDAVVAPEQLQAAALDLVKRAISGELDYKAKRQPKLDKLKLNAIEQMMAFETSKGFVAGQAGPNYPAPVEAIKTIQKAANFGRDKAIEVEAAGFVKLAKTSVAQSLVGLFLSDQELKKKAKAYDKQAREVKLAAVLGAGIMGGGIAYQSAVKGTPILMKDIREEGIQMGLNEASKLLGKRVEKGRLTPAKMAEALNAIRPTMSYGDFGHVDIVVEAVVENPKIKQSVLAEVEGLVRDDAIIASNTSTISISYLAQALKRPENFCGMHFFNPVHMMPLVEVIRGEKTSETAIATTVAYAKKMGKSPVVVNDCPGFLVNRVLFPYFGGFARVIANGVDFVRADKLMEKFGWPMGPAYLMDVVGMDTGHHGRDVMAEGFPDRMKDDTRTAVDAMYDANRLGQKNGKGFYAYELDKKGKPKKVVDPEAYEVLKPIVREQRELSDEDIINYMMIPLCLETVRCLEDGIVETAAEADMGLIYGIGFPPFRGGALRYIDSIGVAEFVALADKYADLGPLYHPTAKLREMAANGQRFYG; this comes from the coding sequence ATGATTTACGAAGGTAAAGCCATCACGGTTAAGGCTCTTGAGAGCGGCATCGTCGAATTGAATTTCGACCTCAAGGGTGAGTCCGTCAACAAGTTCAATCGCCTCACCCTCAACGACCTGCGCCAGGCAGTCGACGCCATCAAGGCCGACGCTTCGGTCAAGGGCGTGATCGTTACCAGCGGCAAGGACGTGTTCATCGTCGGTGCCGACATCACCGAATTCGTCGACAACTTCAAGCTGTCGGACGAGGAGCTGGTAGCCGGCAACCTCGAAGCGAACAAGATCTTCAGCGACTTCGAAGACCTGGGCGTGCCGACCGTCGCGGCCATCAACGGCATCGCGCTCGGCGGTGGCTTCGAGATGTGCATGGCTGCCGATTACCGCGTCATGTCCAGCAGCGCCAAGGTCGGCCTGCCGGAAGTCAAGCTGGGCATCTACCCAGGCTTTGGCGGGACCGTTCGCCTGCCGCGCCTGATTGGCGTCGATAACGCCGTCGAGTGGATCGCCTCCGGTAAGGAAAACCGTGCCGAAGAGGCGCTCAAGGTTCACGCCGTTGACGCCGTCGTCGCGCCAGAGCAACTGCAAGCCGCCGCGCTGGACCTGGTCAAGCGCGCCATTTCCGGCGAGTTGGACTACAAGGCCAAGCGCCAGCCGAAGCTGGACAAGCTCAAGCTCAATGCCATCGAGCAGATGATGGCGTTCGAAACCTCCAAGGGCTTCGTTGCCGGTCAGGCTGGCCCGAACTATCCGGCGCCGGTCGAAGCGATCAAGACCATCCAGAAAGCCGCCAACTTCGGCCGCGACAAAGCCATCGAAGTCGAGGCCGCGGGCTTCGTCAAACTGGCCAAGACCTCGGTTGCACAGAGCCTGGTTGGGCTGTTCCTGAGCGACCAGGAGCTGAAGAAAAAAGCCAAGGCCTACGACAAGCAGGCGCGTGAGGTGAAGCTCGCGGCCGTGCTCGGTGCCGGCATCATGGGTGGCGGTATCGCTTATCAGTCGGCCGTCAAGGGTACGCCGATCCTGATGAAGGACATCCGTGAAGAAGGCATTCAGATGGGCCTGAACGAGGCGTCCAAGCTGCTCGGCAAGCGTGTCGAGAAAGGCCGTCTGACTCCGGCCAAGATGGCCGAAGCGCTCAATGCCATCCGCCCGACCATGTCCTACGGTGACTTCGGTCACGTCGATATCGTGGTCGAGGCGGTCGTCGAGAACCCGAAGATCAAGCAATCGGTGCTGGCCGAAGTGGAAGGGCTGGTGCGTGACGATGCGATCATCGCGTCCAACACATCGACCATCTCGATCAGTTATCTGGCGCAGGCGCTCAAGCGTCCGGAGAACTTCTGCGGTATGCACTTCTTCAACCCGGTGCACATGATGCCGCTGGTTGAGGTGATCCGCGGCGAGAAAACCAGCGAAACCGCCATCGCCACCACCGTTGCCTATGCCAAGAAGATGGGCAAGAGTCCGGTCGTGGTTAACGATTGCCCGGGCTTCCTGGTCAACCGCGTGCTGTTCCCGTATTTCGGTGGCTTCGCGCGTGTAATTGCCAACGGGGTGGACTTCGTCCGCGCCGACAAGCTGATGGAGAAGTTCGGCTGGCCGATGGGCCCTGCGTACCTGATGGACGTCGTCGGCATGGACACCGGTCATCATGGCCGTGACGTCATGGCCGAGGGTTTCCCGGACCGCATGAAGGACGACACCAGGACGGCGGTCGACGCCATGTATGACGCCAATCGCCTGGGCCAGAAGAACGGCAAGGGCTTCTATGCCTACGAGCTGGACAAGAAGGGCAAGCCGAAGAAAGTGGTCGATCCCGAGGCCTACGAGGTGCTCAAGCCGATCGTGCGCGAACAGCGCGAGCTGAGCGACGAGGACATCATCAACTACATGATGATCCCGCTGTGCCTGGAAACCGTGCGTTGCCTGGAAGACGGGATCGTCGAAACCGCTGCCGAGGCCGATATGGGCCTGATCTACGGGATTGGCTTCCCGCCCTTCCGGGGTGGTGCGCTGCGCTACATCGATTCGATCGGTGTGGCCGAGTTCGTGGCGCTGGCCGACAAGTACGCCGACCTGGGCCCGCTGTACCACCCGACTGCGAAGCTGCGTGAGATGGCTGCCAACGGCCAGCGCTTCTACGGTTAA
- the fadA gene encoding acetyl-CoA C-acyltransferase FadA: protein MSLNPRDVVIVDFGRTPMGRSKGGMHRNTRAETMSAHLIDGLLARNPKIDPAEVEDVIWGCVNQTLEQGWNIARMASLLTRIPHTSAAQTVSRLCGSSMSALHTAAQAIMTGNGDVFVVGGVEHMGHVGMMHGVDPNPQLSLYAAKASGMMGLTAEMLGKMHGITREQQDAFGERSHRLAHKATVEGLFKDEIIPMQGYDENGFLKVFDYDETIRPETTLESLAALRPAFNPKGGTVTAGTSSQITDGASCMIVMSAQRAQDLGVQPMAVIRSMALAGVDPAIMGYGPVPATQKALKRAGLTMDDIDHVELNEAFAAQALPVLKDLKLLDKMEQKVNLHGGAIALGHPFGCSGARISGTLLNVMKQNGGTLGVATMCIGLGQGITTVFERV from the coding sequence ATGAGCCTTAATCCGAGAGACGTCGTCATTGTCGACTTCGGCCGTACCCCGATGGGTCGTTCCAAGGGCGGCATGCACCGCAACACCCGCGCCGAGACCATGTCCGCGCACTTGATCGATGGCTTGTTGGCACGCAATCCGAAGATCGATCCGGCCGAGGTGGAAGATGTGATCTGGGGTTGCGTCAACCAGACCCTGGAGCAGGGCTGGAACATCGCCCGCATGGCGTCGCTGCTGACGCGCATCCCGCACACCAGCGCCGCCCAGACGGTCAGCCGACTCTGCGGGTCATCCATGAGTGCGCTGCATACGGCCGCCCAGGCGATCATGACCGGCAACGGCGATGTGTTCGTCGTCGGCGGTGTCGAGCATATGGGCCACGTCGGCATGATGCACGGTGTCGATCCGAACCCGCAGTTGTCGCTGTACGCCGCCAAGGCGTCGGGCATGATGGGTCTGACCGCCGAAATGCTCGGCAAGATGCATGGCATCACTCGTGAACAGCAGGACGCTTTCGGCGAGCGCTCGCACCGTCTGGCGCACAAGGCGACTGTCGAGGGCCTGTTCAAGGATGAGATCATCCCCATGCAGGGTTACGACGAGAACGGCTTCCTCAAGGTCTTCGACTACGATGAAACCATTCGTCCGGAAACGACCCTCGAGAGCCTGGCGGCCCTCAGGCCGGCATTCAACCCCAAGGGTGGCACCGTGACCGCCGGTACGTCCTCGCAGATCACCGATGGCGCGTCCTGCATGATCGTGATGTCGGCTCAGCGTGCCCAGGACCTGGGTGTCCAGCCGATGGCCGTGATTCGCTCCATGGCGCTGGCCGGTGTCGATCCGGCGATCATGGGTTACGGCCCGGTGCCCGCCACCCAGAAGGCGCTCAAGCGTGCCGGTCTGACCATGGATGACATCGATCACGTCGAGCTCAACGAAGCCTTCGCCGCTCAGGCGCTGCCTGTGCTCAAGGATCTGAAGCTGCTCGACAAAATGGAACAGAAGGTCAACCTGCACGGCGGCGCCATTGCGTTGGGCCATCCGTTTGGTTGCTCCGGAGCGCGTATCTCCGGCACCCTGCTGAACGTGATGAAGCAGAACGGCGGCACCCTGGGCGTGGCCACGATGTGTATCGGCCTGGGCCAAGGTATCACCACGGTGTTCGAACGCGTCTAA
- a CDS encoding DUF1653 domain-containing protein, which yields MQVTPGRYRHYKGPEYRVYAVARHSETEEPVVFYQALYGDFGLWVRPLSMFTETVEVDGETLPRFALIEAEPSRF from the coding sequence ATGCAGGTCACGCCAGGCCGTTATCGTCATTACAAAGGCCCCGAGTATCGGGTATATGCCGTTGCCAGGCATTCCGAAACGGAGGAGCCGGTGGTGTTCTATCAGGCGCTGTACGGGGATTTCGGCCTTTGGGTGCGTCCGTTGTCGATGTTTACCGAAACGGTGGAAGTCGATGGGGAAACGCTTCCTCGTTTCGCACTGATCGAAGCCGAACCCAGCCGTTTTTGA